A window of the Flavobacterium sangjuense genome harbors these coding sequences:
- a CDS encoding zinc-dependent metalloprotease: protein MKKTLLLTFIAVLFFTNSNGQNSLWEKVSQSKINNLPKMDRASIPSKYDLYSLNFNALKTQLQNAPLASSNIQSNVIVTFPNSNGEMQNYRIYEAPIMEAGLSVKFPDIKSYSGKGVEDPTASIRFSTTIFGLHVMSLSGNSGTFYIDTYTKDLNNYIVYNRNSVTGSKTFSCLVEDDAEAIAAKTTPNVTLVNDGLFRVYRLAMACTIEYAAYHITAAGVGGGTLAQRKAAVLAAMNVTMTRVNGLYERDMSLRMNLVANNDLIIFVTSDNFTNDSSTNLIAESQSEIDTYIGSANYDIGHTVSTGGGGLAGLGVVCIAGSKGRGITGSPAPVGDPYDIDYVAHEMGHQFGGQHTFNNDCGGNRSTSSSVEPGSGTTIMGYAGICAPDIQSNSDVYFHAISIAQMTTVVTTTATCSVNTASGNTAPVVDAGLNYTIPNGTAFILKGTASDANGDALTYCWEQTNTQVSTQPPTQTATTGPNFRSRPPSTSPNRYMPVFSEVLAGNLAPTWEVIPTVARSFTFALTVRDNRTPNGGQTNRDNMIVTCAAVGPFTITNPSVENVSWGLGSSQTITWNVAGTTANNINTANVNILLSTDGGATFPTVLAANTPNDGTQTVTMPTTAAPYCRIMIEAVGNIFYAVSKSVALGYTIATTCNTYTNTTPLVVPDGVGANSPGAIVSNSINVPITGTISDVNIGLNVSHTYPQDLIIAINNPGNTTQVPVWSRACAGNDNFNVTLSDGAAAFSCAANMTGTFAPSSPLAPFNGGSTLGTWSLLAGDFYNDDTGTINSWSIEVCAQTLTLLTEDFGLDQFVLYPNPGNGNFNIRFNSSSSNEIGVVVHDIRGREIFSRNYQNTGTFEQNVQLTSVQAGVYLVTVKDGNRKEVKKLIIE from the coding sequence ATGAAAAAAACACTACTACTAACGTTTATTGCTGTTTTATTTTTCACAAACAGTAATGGGCAAAATTCACTTTGGGAAAAAGTATCACAAAGTAAGATAAATAATTTGCCAAAAATGGATCGGGCTTCTATCCCAAGCAAATACGATTTATATTCTTTAAATTTTAATGCATTAAAAACACAGTTGCAAAATGCTCCTTTAGCATCGAGCAACATCCAGTCAAACGTAATTGTTACTTTTCCAAATTCAAATGGGGAAATGCAAAATTACAGAATTTATGAAGCACCAATAATGGAAGCTGGATTGTCTGTAAAATTCCCGGATATAAAATCGTATTCAGGAAAAGGTGTTGAAGACCCAACGGCTTCTATCCGTTTTAGTACGACGATTTTTGGACTACATGTAATGTCTCTTTCAGGAAATTCAGGTACTTTTTATATAGATACTTATACTAAAGATCTAAATAATTATATCGTTTATAACAGAAACAGTGTCACTGGCAGCAAAACTTTTAGCTGTTTAGTAGAAGATGATGCCGAAGCGATTGCTGCTAAAACTACTCCAAATGTAACATTGGTTAACGATGGTTTGTTCAGAGTTTATAGATTAGCTATGGCTTGTACCATTGAATATGCTGCATATCATATTACAGCAGCAGGTGTTGGAGGCGGTACATTAGCACAGAGAAAAGCAGCGGTACTTGCTGCAATGAATGTAACAATGACAAGAGTGAATGGCTTATATGAAAGAGATATGTCTTTGCGTATGAATTTAGTAGCCAATAATGATTTGATTATTTTTGTTACTAGTGATAACTTTACTAATGACAGTTCTACTAATTTGATTGCAGAAAGTCAAAGCGAAATTGACACCTACATTGGTTCTGCCAATTATGATATTGGCCATACTGTAAGTACCGGTGGTGGTGGATTAGCAGGCTTAGGTGTTGTTTGTATAGCAGGCAGCAAAGGAAGAGGGATTACTGGTTCTCCGGCACCTGTTGGCGATCCTTATGATATAGATTATGTAGCTCATGAAATGGGTCATCAATTTGGAGGGCAACATACTTTTAATAATGATTGTGGAGGTAACAGATCAACTTCTTCTTCAGTAGAGCCGGGAAGCGGTACTACTATTATGGGTTATGCCGGAATTTGTGCACCGGATATTCAATCAAATAGTGATGTGTATTTTCATGCTATCAGCATTGCGCAAATGACAACTGTTGTTACAACTACTGCAACGTGTTCTGTGAATACTGCTAGTGGGAATACTGCACCGGTTGTTGATGCAGGGCTAAATTATACCATTCCAAACGGAACAGCCTTTATCTTAAAAGGAACCGCTTCTGATGCTAATGGAGATGCATTAACCTATTGCTGGGAGCAAACAAATACACAGGTTTCTACTCAACCACCAACACAAACAGCAACTACAGGACCAAATTTCAGATCACGTCCACCTTCAACTTCTCCAAATCGTTATATGCCTGTTTTTTCAGAAGTATTAGCTGGTAACTTGGCTCCAACATGGGAAGTTATTCCAACTGTTGCAAGATCATTCACTTTTGCCTTAACAGTTAGAGATAACAGAACGCCAAACGGAGGACAAACGAATAGAGACAATATGATTGTAACATGTGCTGCTGTTGGGCCATTTACGATTACAAATCCTAGTGTTGAGAATGTTTCATGGGGCTTAGGCTCTTCACAAACGATTACTTGGAATGTTGCCGGCACTACAGCAAATAACATTAATACAGCAAACGTAAACATCTTATTGTCAACGGATGGTGGAGCTACTTTCCCAACGGTTTTAGCAGCTAACACTCCTAATGACGGGACACAAACTGTAACAATGCCAACTACCGCTGCTCCTTACTGTCGTATCATGATTGAAGCAGTTGGTAATATATTTTATGCTGTTTCTAAAAGTGTAGCGCTTGGTTATACAATAGCAACTACATGTAATACTTATACAAATACTACTCCTTTGGTGGTTCCTGATGGAGTTGGGGCTAATTCACCGGGAGCAATTGTTTCAAATTCAATAAATGTGCCTATAACAGGTACAATATCTGATGTTAATATTGGATTAAACGTATCACATACTTATCCGCAAGACTTAATAATTGCAATAAATAACCCTGGAAATACAACTCAGGTTCCTGTTTGGAGTAGAGCGTGTGCAGGGAACGATAATTTTAATGTCACTTTAAGTGATGGTGCTGCAGCATTTAGTTGTGCAGCTAATATGACAGGAACATTCGCTCCTTCATCACCTTTAGCTCCTTTCAACGGTGGAAGTACTCTTGGGACATGGTCTTTATTAGCCGGAGATTTTTATAATGATGATACCGGAACAATTAACTCTTGGTCTATTGAAGTGTGTGCCCAAACGCTAACCTTACTTACGGAAGACTTTGGTTTAGATCAGTTTGTACTTTATCCGAATCCGGGGAATGGAAATTTCAACATCCGATTTAATTCTTCATCAAGTAATGAAATTGGCGTTGTTGTTCACGACATCAGAGGTAGAGAAATTTTCAGTAGAAACTATCAAAATACAGGAACATTTGAACAAAACGTTCAGTTGACTTCAGTTCAAGCCGGAGTATATCTTGTAACGGTTAAAGATGGAAATAGAAAAGAAGTAAAAAAACTTATAATAGAATAA
- a CDS encoding bifunctional riboflavin kinase/FAD synthetase yields the protein MKIFNSIKSFNTVKPTIVTIGTFDGVHLGHKKILAQITQSAHDLNCESLVLTFFPHPRMVLQEGTEMKQLNTLNEKIELLDNLGIDNLVVHPFDKEFSRLTAEEFVKEVLVDVFKIKKIIIGHDHRFGRNRTANIDDLIGFGETYGFQVEQISAAEINEVSISSTKIRNALLEGNIELATTYLGYNYSLSGIISKGKQLGRTIGYPTANIKIEEDYKLIPLNGVYVAKSILNGETVFGMMNIGTRPTVDGTTQTIEINLFDFKQDLYGQKITVSLLHRMRSEQKFETIDALKTQLGKDKVMAENYINQLR from the coding sequence TTGAAAATATTCAATTCCATAAAGTCATTCAATACCGTTAAGCCAACAATTGTAACTATTGGTACTTTTGATGGTGTACATCTTGGACACAAAAAAATCTTAGCACAAATTACCCAAAGCGCTCATGATTTAAATTGTGAAAGTTTGGTACTTACTTTTTTTCCACATCCCAGAATGGTACTTCAGGAAGGCACTGAGATGAAACAACTCAACACCTTAAATGAAAAAATTGAACTACTTGATAACTTAGGGATTGACAACCTCGTTGTGCATCCGTTTGACAAAGAATTTTCCAGACTAACTGCTGAAGAATTTGTCAAAGAAGTTTTAGTTGATGTTTTCAAAATCAAAAAAATAATTATCGGTCATGACCATCGCTTTGGCAGAAACAGAACCGCTAACATAGATGATTTAATTGGTTTTGGTGAAACCTATGGCTTTCAAGTAGAGCAAATTTCGGCAGCAGAAATCAACGAAGTTTCTATTAGTTCTACCAAAATAAGAAATGCGCTTTTAGAAGGAAATATCGAATTGGCTACAACTTATTTAGGCTACAATTATTCGCTAAGCGGAATCATTTCTAAAGGCAAACAATTGGGAAGAACTATTGGTTATCCGACGGCAAACATCAAAATAGAAGAAGATTACAAACTCATTCCACTAAATGGTGTTTACGTAGCCAAAAGTATCCTAAACGGGGAAACTGTTTTTGGCATGATGAATATTGGTACGCGTCCAACTGTAGACGGAACGACTCAAACCATTGAAATCAATCTTTTTGATTTCAAACAAGATTTGTATGGTCAAAAAATTACGGTTTCGCTTTTGCACAGAATGCGCTCAGAACAAAAATTCGAAACTATTGACGCATTAAAAACCCAGCTGGGTAAAGATAAAGTGATGGCAGAAAATTACATTAACCAATTGCGATAA
- the pth gene encoding aminoacyl-tRNA hydrolase, whose translation MKKFLIVGLGNIGAEYVNTRHNIGFKIVDYVASKHAVSFETAKLGAVTEFSIKGRKLILLKPNTYMNLSGKAVQYWMQKENIAKENVLVITDDLNLAFGTIRIKAKGTDGGHNGLKNIQLILNTSEYPRFRFGISDEFKKGQQVDYVLGEWNDTEKEKLPERFEIAKQIVESFALAGLNETMNNFNGK comes from the coding sequence ATGAAAAAATTCCTAATCGTCGGTCTTGGAAACATTGGTGCCGAATATGTAAATACTCGCCATAATATAGGTTTCAAAATAGTAGATTATGTGGCTTCAAAACATGCTGTTTCTTTTGAAACGGCTAAGCTTGGCGCTGTCACAGAATTCAGTATCAAAGGAAGGAAACTTATTCTTCTAAAGCCTAATACATACATGAATCTAAGTGGCAAAGCGGTTCAATATTGGATGCAAAAAGAAAACATTGCCAAAGAAAATGTTTTGGTAATCACCGATGATTTGAATCTGGCTTTTGGCACTATTCGCATAAAAGCAAAAGGTACCGATGGCGGCCATAATGGTTTAAAAAACATTCAGCTTATTTTAAATACTTCTGAGTATCCTCGTTTTCGTTTTGGCATAAGTGATGAATTCAAAAAAGGGCAACAAGTAGATTATGTTCTTGGTGAATGGAATGATACTGAAAAAGAAAAGCTTCCTGAACGATTTGAAATAGCTAAACAAATAGTTGAATCTTTTGCTTTAGCCGGATTAAACGAAACCATGAACAACTTTAATGGTAAATAA